Genomic DNA from Streptomyces sp. NBC_01571:
CGGCCCGGTCGGTCTCGCGGTCGATCTCGACGTGGATCCAGGACTCGATGTGCGCGTCGTGCGACAGCTCGTCGGCGACAGGCCGGCCGGGCAGCACCTCGATGAGCTCGCCGGTCACGTCACGCCGGACGACGACCTGCGGGTGGATGACGAGGTGGATGCCGCGCCCCTGCCGGGACAGCTCGTTGGTGACCGAGTCGACGAGGAAGGGCATGTCGTCGGTCACGACCTCGACGACGGAGTGGCTGCAGGTCCAGCCGTTCTCCTCGACGGTGGGCGTGTGCACGCGGACGCTGGCCGTGCCCTGGGGGCGGTTCTCGGCCAGGCGGTAGTGCGAGAAGGCGGCTCCGAAGACGTCGACCGGGTCGCGGTCGGTCAGGTCCTCCGGGGCGGTGTGCAGGTAGTAGCGCTGGAGGAACGCGAGCACGGTCTCCCGGTCCGGGGTGCCCCCGCCCGTCTTCACGGTCGGTAGGTGCCCCCCGACCGGACTGTTCTCAGCTACCCGGGCGGCCCGTTCGAGCAGCTCGGCCTTTGCTTCGTCCAGCTTGGTCTGCATTGTCCTCTGGCTCCTGTCGCGCGCCATTGCGTGACGTAGAAGGAAGTACGGTCTCTTCTCCGACGTGACGCCGTGACGCGGGGTGTCCGGTCTGGTCCGACGCTATGCCGCATGGAGAGATGAGCGGGGGGATATCGGCCATGTTCGGCATCCCTGGAGACTGTGACGCTGCTCTCGGCGACGTCCGTCCACGGGGTGTCATCGGCATACGGAGTGCGCTTGCCGCTCCGTCCCGCCCGCGAAGGTCAGCGACTGACGCCCGGTCACGGATGTCGTCCGTGGTCTCCGGGCGCGGGGCAGGGGCGACGGCGCCCCCGCGAGATATCGCGCTGATCACGCCACCAGGCTATCGCTCCTCACCCCGGACTCGTCATGAGCCGTATGTGTACAAAACCGGGGGTCGAACTTTGACAGTCTGCACAGGGACGAAAGGGACGGTAACGTGCAGTGCGGGCCACGGGGGCTGCCGACGCGGGCCCCGTACGGGCGGTCGGCACGGCTCGCGAGCCCCCTGGAGAGGCGCGGGGAACGCGCGACCGGACGACCCGGCCATGAGTGCCCCGCGAGCCGCCACACGCCCCGCGGTGCCCCGGCGAGCCGCCGCTCCGTGTCCGAAACACCTGCACGCCCCCTTGGCAGACCCCGCCCGCGGAGGCACGTTGCCCAGGACGGCTGACGAAGACGCACCCACGGCTTCACAGAGCGGAGCGACATGGCAGCGAAGATCCTGATCGTCACCGGTGACGCGGCGGAGTCACTGGAGGTCCTGTACCCCTACCAGCGCCTGCGCGAGGAGGGCTACGAGGTCCACATCGCGGCCCCCAGCCGCAAGAAGCTCCGTTTCGTGATCCACGACTTCGAACCCGGCTTCGACACGTACACCGAGAAGGCCGGCTACACCTGGCCCGCCGATCTCGCCTTCAGCGAGGTAGATCCCGGCCAGTACGTCGCCCTGGTGATCCCGGGCGGCCGAGCCCCCGAGTATCTGCGGGGCGACCCCGAACTCCGCAAGATCCTCAGGTCCTTCTTCGAGGCGGACAAGCCCGTGGCCCAGATCTGCCACGGGCCACTCCTCACGGCCTCCGTCGACGCCCTGCGGGGGCGCCGTGTCACGGCGTATCCGGCACTGGAGCCGGACATGCAGACCGCCGGCGCGACCTTCCAGGACACGGAGACGGTGGTCGACGGCACGCTCGTCTCGGCGCGCGCCTGGCCGGACCACTCCAGCTGGATGCGCGAGTTCCTCACGGTACTGCGCGCGAAGGCGCCGGTGAGCTGACGGCGGTGAGCAGGCGCCGGTGAGCAGACGGCGCGCGGGCCGTACGGGTGGGGCGCAGAGCGCCGTACGAGACGGCCGTGGGGCCCGTACGCGGCGGGCTCGAGGCCCTTGCGGGCCGGGCGCGAGGCCCGTACGGGTCCTCTCTTCCCGGCGTACCGGCCGCCCGGCGTCGCTGCCAGGTCAGGCCGCCAGCCGCTCGGCCTCCTGGACCGCCTCGGCCAGGCTGTCCACCACGGGCACTCCCACCACTTCGAGGCTGGCGCGGCCGTGCGATCCGCCGGTGTAGAGCACGGCCCGGGCCCCCACGTGCAGCGCGGCGACCGCGTCGTCGGCGGCGTCCCCGATCACGACCGTGCGCCGCGGGTCCACCCCGGCGAGCGCGCCGATGTGCCGCACCATGTGCTCCGCCTTGCTTCCGCCGGACGGTCCTGTCCGCCCCTCCACCCGTACGAAGTGCGGCTCGATCCCGAAGCCTCTGACCAACGGGACCAGCTCGTCGTGGACGTACATGCTCAGCAGTGACTGGCTGTGCCCCGCCGACCGCCACCCGGCGAGCAGTGTCGCCGCCCCCTCGGTCAGCTCGCAGGCCGTGCGGTGCTGCGTGTAGTACCGATGGAAGGTCTCGTCCATGATCTCCCACTCGGCGTCCGTCGGCAGCCTCCCCATCAGCCGCTCGTAGAACTTCGGCACCGGAACGCAGTACAACGCCCGGTACCGCTCCAGCGTGATCGGTTCCAATCCCAGTTCGGCGAACGCCGCGTTCGTCGCCCCGATGATCGCGGTGTTGTCGTGGAACAGAGTCCCGTTCCAGTCCCACACGATGTGCGCTGCTGTTCCGTGCTTCCCCATACCAAGAACGTACCCGGCCCCGCCGACATCGTCGTGCCGCGTCGGACCGGACACCTGTGCGCGGCGCGTCCGTACGCGCGGCGGCTTCGGGACGGGCGGCGGGAACGGGACGGACGACGCCTCAGTCCCCGAGTCCCACCAGGTTGGGGATCTCCTGCGTCGCGAACCACAGCAGCTCGTGGTCCTCGGCCCCGTCCACGACGAACTGCGCGTCGTCGTCCCCGTGGTCGGCCGCCCCGAGCGCCCGCACAGCGGCTGCCACGTCCTCCTCGGCGTCGTCGGCGTCGACGTGCACCGCGGCCGCCTTGGCCAGGGCCACCGCCCCGGACACCCGCACCTCACCGAGCGCCACCGGATCGAGCCCCCGGTCGGGATCCGCGACCGCCGCGCGGTCGGGGACGTCGACGGCGACGACCACCCGGCGCCGCGCGGTGTCCCGCTCCCCCGCGAGCAACCGGAGCGAGGCCAGCGCGGCCCGGTTCAGCGCCGCGTACTCGAGCTCCTCGATGTCGTCGGAGAGATACCACTCGCGCAGGGCGGGCGTGACGGCGTACGCCACGAACGGTCCCGCTCCCAGTTCCCCCGTCTTGTACGCCTCGGCGAGACCGGAGAGGGTCAGGGGGACGTAGACGCGCATGGCTGGCCGCTTTCGTAGTCGGGAGCTCCAGGGTGGCCGGGGAGCTCCTTGGAGGGCTGTCCCGCACCTCCCGGGAGGGCCTTCAGGATACGTGCGGGCGTCCTCTTTCGGGTCCCGGCCCCCACTGCCCCCGGCGTCCACACCCGGCCCGCGATTCACCCGGTACGCCCCTTTCGCGCCAAGGGTCCCGCACCCGCCGACCACCCTGATAGGTGAATCCCACGGCCACCGCGACATGCGCCGGACATCCTTGCGGGCCCCCGCTCCCGCCTCGTACAAGATCTCCAACACGAAAGTTACCGCCCGGTACCGACCGGGCCGCAGCGAACGGGGACGACGTATGAACAAGGTGATGACCAGGACGCAGCGCCGCCCGGGCACCCGCCCTCCCGGCCGTCAGGACACCCGCCGCCCGGGCACCACCCCGCCCCGCGCGCCGGGCGGCGGCGCTCCGCGCACGGCCCCCGCGGGCAGCCCGCCGCCGTCCTCCCCGCGGACGACACCGGTCCCGTCCCCCTACGCGGCCGGAACCCGGCAGGGCCCCGCTCCGCAGCCCCGGCCCACCGACCTCTTCGCCGACCGCCTGCTCGCCGTGCTGAGCGGTCAGCGCCCCGTCCACTGCATGCTGCGCCACACCGCGGGCCGCGCCTACGACGAGCTCGCCTGGCTCGCCGAACGCGGCCGGCTGCGCACCCGCGGCAGCCGGCCGGTCGTCCGCGACATCGGCTACTACGTCCCCCGCCCCGGCGCGATCGAGGCCTTCGCCCGCATCGGCGCGGGCGACCGGATCCGTGCGATGGCCTTCCGCCTGGAGCAGGGCCCCGACCTCCGCTGGCGGTGCACGGCGGTGGAACTGGGCGGCCCCCGCATGCCCCTCGCCGCCGACGACGGCTGAACACCACGAAGGGCCGGACACCCGAGGTGTCCGGCCCTTCGACCCATCAGCCCGTCACGGCGTGGCCCCGCCGGACCGGTCAGCCCTCACGGACCGCTCGGCCCTTCCGGGCGCGGCCGTCACTTCTTGCGGCGGCGGCCGATGCTCTTCTGCTGCTTGCGGCGCTCGGCGCGCGTGAGGCCGTCCGCCTCGGAGCGCACCGGCTCGTCGTCGTTGGCGAAGTCGCCCTCGACCACGCCGCCCTCACCGTCCACGGTGGGCGCGGAGAAGTGCAGCCGGTCGGGACGCTGCGGAGCGTCGAGCCCCTTGGCGCGGATCTCGGGACGCGCACCCGCGGGGACGACGTCCTCCTTCTCCAGCGACGGCGCGGCGTCCTCGACCGGGACCTCCTCGACCTGCTGCTCGACCTGGACCTCCAGGTTGAACAGGTAGCCGACGGACTCCTCCTTGATGCCGTCCATCATGGCGCCGAACATGTCGAAGCCCTCGCGCTGGTACTCGACCAGCGGGTCCTTCTGCGCCATGGCGCGCAGACCGATGCCCTCCTGGAGGTAGTCCATCTCGTAGAGGTGCTCACGCCACTTGCGGTCCAGCACGGAGAGCACGACCCGACGCTCCAGCTCGCGCATGATCTCGGAGCCGAGCTGCTCCTCGCGCGCCGCGTACTGCTCGTGGATGTCGTCCTTGATGGACTCGGAGATGAACTCGGCGGTCAGACCGGCGCGGTCACCGGCCGCCTCCTCCAGCTCGTCCACGGTGGCCTTCACCGGGTAGAGCTGCCTGAAGGCGCCCCACAGACGGTCGAGGTCCCACTCCTCGGCGAAGCCCTCGGCGGTCTCGGCCGCGATGTACGCGTCGATCGTGTCGTCCATGAAGTGCTGGATCTGCTCCTGCAGGTCCTCGCCCTCCAGGACACGGCGGCGCTCGCCGTAGATGACCTCGCGCTGGCGGTTGAGCACCTCGTCGTACTTCAGGACGTTCTTGCGGGTCTCGAAGTTCTGCTGCTCGACCTGCGACTGGGCGGACGCGATCGCGCGCGTGACCATCTTGTTCTCGATCGGCACGTCGTCCGGCACGTTCGCCATCGACATCACGCGCTCGACCATCTGGGCCTTGAAGAGGCGCATCAGGTCGTCACCGAGGGAGAGGTAGAAGCGGGACTCGCCCGGGTCGCCCTGGCGGCCGGAGCGGCCGCGCAGCTGGTTGTCGATGCGCCGGGACTCGTGGCGCTCGGTGCCCAGTACGTAGAGGCCGCCGAGGTCCTTGACCTCCTCGTTCTCCGCCCTGACGGCCTGTTCGGCCTTCTCCAGGGCGGCGGGCAGGGCGGCGGCCCACTCCTCGATGTGCTCCTCGGGGTCGAGGCCGCGCTGACGCAGCTCGGCCTCGGCGAGGTCCTCGGGGTTGCCACCGAGCTTGATGTCGGTGCCTCGGCCGGCCATGTTCGTGGCGACGGTCACGGCGCCCCGGCGGCCCGCCTGGGCGACGATCGTGGCCTCGCGGTCGTGCTGCTTGGCGTTCAGCACCTCGTGCTGGATGCCGCGCTTGGAGAGCTGCTGCGAGAGGTACTCGGACTTCTCGACCGACGTCGTACCGACGAGGATCGGCTGGCCCTTCTCGTGCTTCTCCGCGATGTCGTCGACCACCGCGTCGAACTTGGCCACCTCGGTGCGGTAGATCAGGTCCGACTGGTCCTTGCGGACCATGGGCTTGTTGGTCGGGATCGGGACGACACCGAGCTTGTAGATCTGGTGGAACTCGGCGGCCTCGGTCATCGCCGTACCGGTCATGCCGGAGAGCTTGCTGTAGAGGCGGAAGAAGTTCTGCAGGGTGATCGTGGCGAGGGTCTGGTTCTCGTCCTTGATGTCCACCCCTTCCTTCGCCTCGATCGCCTGGTGCATGCCCTCGTTGTAGCGGCGGCCGGCGAGGATACGGCCGGTGTGCTCGTCGACGATCATGACTTCGCCGTCGATGACGACGTAGTCCTTGTCCTTCTTGAAGAGTTCCTTGGCCTTGATGGCGTTGTTCAGGTAACCGACGAGCGGGGTGTTCACCGACTCGTACAGGTTGTCGATACCCAGCCAGTCCTCGACCTTGGCCACGCCGGGCTCGTGGATGGCGACGGTGCGCTTCTTCTCGTCGACCTCGTAGTCGCCGGTCTCCTCGATGCCCTTGAGCGGGTTGCCGGCCTCGCCCTTCTTCAGGCGGGTGACCAGCTTGGCGAAGTCGCCGTACCACTTGGTGGCCTGGTCGGCCGGGCCGGAGATGATCAGCGGCGTACGGGCCTCGTCGACGAGGATGGAGTCGACCTCGTCGACGATCGCGAAGTTGTGACCGCGCTGGACGAGTTCGTCCTGGGCCCACGCCATGTTGTCGCGCAGGTAGTCGAAGCCGAACTCGTTGTTCGTGCCGTAGGTGATGTCGCACGCGTACTGCTCGCGGCGCTGGGCCGGCGTCATGTTGGCCAGGATGCAGCCGACGCTCAGGCCCAGGAACTTGTGGACGCGGCCCATCATTTCGGAGTCGCGCTCGGCCAGGTAGTCGTTGACCGTGATGAGGTGGACGCCGTCTCCGGAGAGGGCGTTCAGATACGCGGGCAGCGTGCCGACCAGGGTCTTGCCCTCACCGGTCTTCATCTCCGCGACGTAACCGAGGTGGAGCGCGGCGCCACCCATCATCTGCACGTCGTAGTGACGTTGGCCGAGGACGCGCTTGGCGGCCTCGCGGACCGTGGCGAACGCCTCGGGCAGCAGGTCGTCGAGGCTTTCGCCGTCGGCGTACCGCTGCTTGTACTCATCGGTGAGGGCCCGCAGCTCGGCGTCGGAGAGGTCGACGAAGTCCTCTTCGATGGAGTTGACCTGGTCCGCGATGCGGTGCAGCTTGCGCAGGATCTTGCCTTCGCCTGCACGCATGATCTTCGAGAGGACGGACACGGGGGTTTGTCTCCTTGCCGGTCGGGCCTGGGACGGTCGGTTTCAATGACGGTGTCAAGAGCAGCTTGAGCAACGGCCATCGTAAGCGAGGACCCCACCGCACCGGGAGGTCTGCCCACGACAGCCACTAGGACAACGGACAGGGGTTGCGTAAGGTGCCGCGTCCACGCTGCGAAACGTAACCGAAGCATCACCCACGGCAAAGGAATGGCGCCCTTACGGCAGCCCGAGCAGAATCGGCCCGATGGACCCCGTCACGCTCACCACCGACCGTCTGCTCCTGCGCACCGTGGGCTCGCACGACACCGACGCCGTGTTCGACGCGGCCCAGGATCCCGACATCCAGCGCTGGACCACGATCCCGTCGCCGTACCTCCGCGAGCACGCGGCGGGGTTCACGGACCAGATGGTGCCCGACGGCTGGGCGGACGGCTCCATGTTCACCTTCGGCGTCTTCCTCCCTTCCGGGGAACTGGTGGGCATGCTCGGCATCACCATGCGGTCCCTGGGCGTCGGCGAGGTCGGCTTCTGGGCCACGAAGGAGCACCGCGGCAACGGCTACCTCACCGAAGCCACCGTCGCCGCCTCCCGCTGGGCGTTCACCAGCCTCGCCGTCGACCGCGTCGAATGGCGCGCCGAAGTCGGCAACCAGGGCTCCCGCGCGGTGGCCGAACGGGCCGGCTTCACCGTGGAGGGCACGCTCCGCTCCGCCATCAACAACAAGGGCGTACGCCGCGACTGCTGGATCGGCTCCCTGCTCCCCTCGGACCTGGGCCTGCCCTCGACGGCGCCGTACCTGCCGGGTCCCTCCGGCGCGCCGAACACCTGAAACGGGGACAGCCCGCGCGACGCCGGCCCGTCCGTGTGTCCCGGCCACCGCCCGGGCGCGTCGGCGGCGGGCTCCCCGGCGCCCGGACCACGGGCCCGGCCCCCACTGTCAGTGCCACCGCCTATCGTGCGGGCATGACGAGTTTCCCGGGTCCCGCCACCGACCTCTCCGCCGACGAGGCCCGCCGCATCGCCCTCCGCGCCCAGGGTTTCCTGGGCGCCCCGGACCGCAGGTCCGGCGTCCGCGGAGTCCTGCGGCACCTGGGCGCGGTCCAGCTCGACACGATCTCCGTCCTCGCCCGCTCCCACGAACTCATCCCGTACGCCCGGCTGGGCGCGGTGGGCCGCAGCACGGTGGACGAGGCGTACTGGACACCGGGGACCGGCGGCGCCCCTCACGCCTTCGAGTACTGGTCCCACGCGGCCTGCATCCTCCCCATCGAGGAGTGGCCCCACTTCGCCTTCCGCCGCCGCGCCTACCGCGCCCGCCCGCACTGGAACCACGCCCTGCCGGACGGCACCTACGACCAGGTCATCAAGCAGCTCCGCACCGAAGGCCCCCTCACGGCCACGGACTTGGGCGGCGCGAAGAAGACCAGCGAGTGGTGGGACTGGTCGGGCACGAAGGTCGCCGTGGAGCGCGCGCTGATGTACGGCGAGGTGGTGTGCACCGAGCGCCGCGGCTGGAAGCGGGTGTACGACCTCGCGGAGCGCGCCGTCCCCGACGCCCTGCTCCATGACCAGCTGGACGACGCGGAGTGCCTGCGCCGCCTGGTCCGCCTCGCGGGCCAGTCCCTGGGCGTCGGCACCCGCGCGGACATCGCCGACTACCACCGTCTCAGGGGCGAGCAGGTCGACGCGGTGATCGCGGACTCGGGGCTGGTCCCGGTGGCCGTGGAGGGCTGGGGCAAGCCGGCATGGGCCGATCCGGCCGCCCTGGAGACAACGCCGCGCGGCCGTCACCGTACGACGCTGCTGTCCCCGTTCGACTCACTCGTCTGGGAGCGGGCCCGGACGGAGCGCATCTTCGGCTTCACCCACCGCCTGGAGGCGTACACGCCCAAGCCGAAGCGGGTCTACGGCTATTTCGCGATGCCGGTCCTCGCCGGCGGCCGGCTGGTCGGCCGGGTGGATCCCGCCCGGGAGGGGCGCACCCTGGTCGCCAAACAGGTCACCCTGGACGGCGCCAAGGCGGTGCCCGCCGTGGCCCAGGCCCTGGTGGAGGCCGCGAGCTGGGTGGACTGCACGAGCGTGCGCGTGGAGCGGGTGGACGCGCCCGAGCTGCGCGACCCGCTGACGAGGGAGCTGACGCGCGCCCTCGGGTGACGACAGCGGACCGGCCTCTCACCACCCCGTGCACCACGCCGCGCACCACCCGCAGCATGGCGCGGTGCGCGGCGGCTAGCGGATCTCGAGGATCTTCTCCCGCATCGCGTACACCACCGCTTCCATCCTGGAGTGCAGCTGGAGCTTCTCCAGGATGTTGCGCACGTGGTTCTTCACCGTGTTCTCGGAGATGAACAACTCCTTGGCGATGTCCCGGTTGTTCATGCCGGTCGCGACGAGCTTGAGAACTTCCAGTTCGCGATCGGTGAGCCGCGGCGCGGGCACCAGCCGGCGCTCGTCGGTCCGCTGGATCATCGACTTGAACTCGGTGAGCAGTTTCGACGCCATCGAGGGGCTGATCTGCGACTGGCCGTCCGCCACCGCGCGAATGGCCGTGGCCACCTCGTCCGTGGAGATCTCCTTGAGGAGATATCCGGTCGCACCGGCCTTGATCGCGTCGTAGAGGTCGGCCTCCTCGTCGCTGATCGTCAGCATGATGATCTTCGCACTGGGGGCCACCTCCTTGATGGAGGTGCATGCCTCGATGCCGCCCCGTTTCGGCATGCGTACGTCCATCAGCACGATGTCCGGGAGCAGGTCGGCCGCCTTGTCGACCGCCTCCGCCCCGTCACCCGCCTCGCCGACGACCTGGATGTCCTCCTCGGCCGCGAGCACGATCTCCAGACCGCGGCGGAAGAGGGCGTGGTCGTCCACGACGAGGACACGGATGGGCTCCTTGCGCGAGGCGCCCGCGTCCGGGCTCGCGCCGACGACCCCGCCGTCGGCATCCTCGACACGCATCGGTCCGAAGCTGTCCGCCATCGTTCCTCCCCCTGAAGGCCGTGGCCTGTGTTCCTGTGCCATCGCCAACCCAAGGCAACGGCCCCCCGGTTGGGGCCGGTGCGGCCATGATTTCATGCCCGGACGACAGTGGGGTGACAGAGCGGGTCGCGAAGTGGTCGCACACCGGTGCCCCTGGGGGCGCACGCGCGCACCAGGGGCACCGGCTCAGTCGTCATCGGGGCGGATCTAGCCGCCGAGCGCACCGCCCGGCGCGGCCGATCCGGCCTCGGTGACCATCGGGTCCGTATTGAGGTGGATGACGCCGTAGTCGTACGCGTGCCGCCGATAGACGACACTCGGCTCCTTGGTCTCGGAGTCGACGAACAGATAGAAGTCGTGCCCGACCAGCTCCATCTCGTAGAGCGCCTGGTTGAGCGTCATCGCGGCGGCCACGTGGGTCTTCTCCCGGACGACGAGGG
This window encodes:
- a CDS encoding winged helix-turn-helix domain-containing protein, coding for MTSFPGPATDLSADEARRIALRAQGFLGAPDRRSGVRGVLRHLGAVQLDTISVLARSHELIPYARLGAVGRSTVDEAYWTPGTGGAPHAFEYWSHAACILPIEEWPHFAFRRRAYRARPHWNHALPDGTYDQVIKQLRTEGPLTATDLGGAKKTSEWWDWSGTKVAVERALMYGEVVCTERRGWKRVYDLAERAVPDALLHDQLDDAECLRRLVRLAGQSLGVGTRADIADYHRLRGEQVDAVIADSGLVPVAVEGWGKPAWADPAALETTPRGRHRTTLLSPFDSLVWERARTERIFGFTHRLEAYTPKPKRVYGYFAMPVLAGGRLVGRVDPAREGRTLVAKQVTLDGAKAVPAVAQALVEAASWVDCTSVRVERVDAPELRDPLTRELTRALG
- the secA gene encoding preprotein translocase subunit SecA, yielding MSVLSKIMRAGEGKILRKLHRIADQVNSIEEDFVDLSDAELRALTDEYKQRYADGESLDDLLPEAFATVREAAKRVLGQRHYDVQMMGGAALHLGYVAEMKTGEGKTLVGTLPAYLNALSGDGVHLITVNDYLAERDSEMMGRVHKFLGLSVGCILANMTPAQRREQYACDITYGTNNEFGFDYLRDNMAWAQDELVQRGHNFAIVDEVDSILVDEARTPLIISGPADQATKWYGDFAKLVTRLKKGEAGNPLKGIEETGDYEVDEKKRTVAIHEPGVAKVEDWLGIDNLYESVNTPLVGYLNNAIKAKELFKKDKDYVVIDGEVMIVDEHTGRILAGRRYNEGMHQAIEAKEGVDIKDENQTLATITLQNFFRLYSKLSGMTGTAMTEAAEFHQIYKLGVVPIPTNKPMVRKDQSDLIYRTEVAKFDAVVDDIAEKHEKGQPILVGTTSVEKSEYLSQQLSKRGIQHEVLNAKQHDREATIVAQAGRRGAVTVATNMAGRGTDIKLGGNPEDLAEAELRQRGLDPEEHIEEWAAALPAALEKAEQAVRAENEEVKDLGGLYVLGTERHESRRIDNQLRGRSGRQGDPGESRFYLSLGDDLMRLFKAQMVERVMSMANVPDDVPIENKMVTRAIASAQSQVEQQNFETRKNVLKYDEVLNRQREVIYGERRRVLEGEDLQEQIQHFMDDTIDAYIAAETAEGFAEEWDLDRLWGAFRQLYPVKATVDELEEAAGDRAGLTAEFISESIKDDIHEQYAAREEQLGSEIMRELERRVVLSVLDRKWREHLYEMDYLQEGIGLRAMAQKDPLVEYQREGFDMFGAMMDGIKEESVGYLFNLEVQVEQQVEEVPVEDAAPSLEKEDVVPAGARPEIRAKGLDAPQRPDRLHFSAPTVDGEGGVVEGDFANDDEPVRSEADGLTRAERRKQQKSIGRRRKK
- a CDS encoding GNAT family N-acetyltransferase, translated to MDPVTLTTDRLLLRTVGSHDTDAVFDAAQDPDIQRWTTIPSPYLREHAAGFTDQMVPDGWADGSMFTFGVFLPSGELVGMLGITMRSLGVGEVGFWATKEHRGNGYLTEATVAASRWAFTSLAVDRVEWRAEVGNQGSRAVAERAGFTVEGTLRSAINNKGVRRDCWIGSLLPSDLGLPSTAPYLPGPSGAPNT
- a CDS encoding DJ-1/PfpI family protein, which produces MAAKILIVTGDAAESLEVLYPYQRLREEGYEVHIAAPSRKKLRFVIHDFEPGFDTYTEKAGYTWPADLAFSEVDPGQYVALVIPGGRAPEYLRGDPELRKILRSFFEADKPVAQICHGPLLTASVDALRGRRVTAYPALEPDMQTAGATFQDTETVVDGTLVSARAWPDHSSWMREFLTVLRAKAPVS
- a CDS encoding Rv3235 family protein, producing MNKVMTRTQRRPGTRPPGRQDTRRPGTTPPRAPGGGAPRTAPAGSPPPSSPRTTPVPSPYAAGTRQGPAPQPRPTDLFADRLLAVLSGQRPVHCMLRHTAGRAYDELAWLAERGRLRTRGSRPVVRDIGYYVPRPGAIEAFARIGAGDRIRAMAFRLEQGPDLRWRCTAVELGGPRMPLAADDG
- a CDS encoding response regulator transcription factor, with product MADSFGPMRVEDADGGVVGASPDAGASRKEPIRVLVVDDHALFRRGLEIVLAAEEDIQVVGEAGDGAEAVDKAADLLPDIVLMDVRMPKRGGIEACTSIKEVAPSAKIIMLTISDEEADLYDAIKAGATGYLLKEISTDEVATAIRAVADGQSQISPSMASKLLTEFKSMIQRTDERRLVPAPRLTDRELEVLKLVATGMNNRDIAKELFISENTVKNHVRNILEKLQLHSRMEAVVYAMREKILEIR
- a CDS encoding HAD family hydrolase, whose translation is MGKHGTAAHIVWDWNGTLFHDNTAIIGATNAAFAELGLEPITLERYRALYCVPVPKFYERLMGRLPTDAEWEIMDETFHRYYTQHRTACELTEGAATLLAGWRSAGHSQSLLSMYVHDELVPLVRGFGIEPHFVRVEGRTGPSGGSKAEHMVRHIGALAGVDPRRTVVIGDAADDAVAALHVGARAVLYTGGSHGRASLEVVGVPVVDSLAEAVQEAERLAA